In the genome of Nitrospira japonica, one region contains:
- a CDS encoding HU family DNA-binding protein, with the protein MAKSMTKSQIADHLAQKSGLTKKAAVQLLDDFAALAYREAKNVFTVPGIGKLKLANRKARIGRNPQTGEEIKIPAKRVVKFRVAKVAKDSILGKK; encoded by the coding sequence ATGGCTAAGTCAATGACCAAGTCTCAGATCGCCGATCACCTGGCCCAGAAGTCCGGGCTGACCAAGAAGGCTGCCGTTCAGTTGCTGGACGATTTTGCCGCCTTGGCCTATCGCGAGGCGAAGAACGTGTTCACCGTTCCCGGCATCGGCAAGCTCAAGCTGGCCAATCGGAAGGCACGCATCGGCCGCAATCCTCAGACCGGCGAGGAAATCAAGATTCCGGCCAAGCGCGTGGTCAAGTTCCGCGTGGCCAAGGTAGCGAAGGATTCCATCCTCGGCAAGAAGTAA
- the rfbC gene encoding dTDP-4-dehydrorhamnose 3,5-epimerase: MRVTTIDIPGVLLLEPTVLRDHRGFFAETYQVQRYRDAGLAESFVQDNLSRSVRGTLRGLHFQEPHAQGKLIMALEGSVYDVVVDIRVGSPTFGRWYGLELSDGNLRQIYVPPGCAHGFCVTSETAIFLYKCTDYYSPRHERGVLWNDPALAISWPISDPILSAKDRQYPPLAAMKDELPSYRAASNAGLKSR, translated from the coding sequence ATGCGCGTAACCACCATCGATATTCCCGGCGTGCTGCTGCTCGAGCCGACGGTCCTTCGCGACCACCGGGGGTTCTTTGCCGAAACCTATCAGGTCCAGCGTTATCGGGACGCCGGACTCGCCGAGTCATTCGTTCAGGACAATCTCTCCCGTTCGGTACGGGGGACGTTGCGGGGCCTGCATTTCCAGGAACCCCACGCGCAGGGCAAGCTGATCATGGCGCTGGAGGGAAGCGTCTACGACGTGGTGGTCGACATCCGCGTCGGGTCCCCCACCTTCGGACGCTGGTACGGCCTCGAATTGTCCGATGGGAACCTGCGGCAGATCTATGTGCCACCCGGGTGCGCGCACGGCTTCTGCGTGACGAGCGAGACCGCCATCTTCTTGTACAAATGCACGGACTACTATTCGCCACGGCATGAACGCGGGGTGCTCTGGAACGATCCGGCGCTGGCGATCTCCTGGCCGATCAGCGATCCGATTTTATCCGCCAAGGACCGGCAATACCCCCCATTGGCGGCCATGAAGGACGAATTACCGTCGTATCGCGCGGCTTCAAATGCGGGCCTGAAAAGCCGTTGA
- a CDS encoding DUF3501 family protein, which yields MKRLIQEDLLSIEEYERQRERFRAGIIELKRRRRIALGPIITLVFENRETLKFQIQEMIRVERILDPRKVQDELDVYNELLPLPGELSATLLIEITEDARMKEWLDRFMGLDHGDKVAIGSGQEQAFGIFEGGHSHESKISAVHFVRFRPSDQLKRAFADLHQTVSLTVDHNGYRMDVPAPGTLREEWLSDLREGL from the coding sequence GTGAAACGGTTGATCCAAGAAGATCTTCTCTCCATCGAGGAGTATGAGCGGCAGCGGGAGCGGTTTCGAGCCGGTATCATCGAACTCAAGCGGCGTCGGCGAATTGCCCTGGGGCCGATCATCACGCTGGTGTTCGAGAACCGTGAGACGCTCAAATTCCAGATCCAGGAAATGATCCGCGTGGAGCGGATTCTCGATCCACGCAAGGTCCAGGACGAGTTGGACGTCTACAACGAGCTGTTGCCTTTACCGGGAGAACTCAGCGCCACCCTCTTGATCGAAATCACCGAGGACGCGAGGATGAAGGAATGGCTCGATCGATTCATGGGGTTGGACCACGGCGACAAGGTGGCGATCGGGAGCGGACAGGAGCAGGCGTTCGGAATCTTTGAAGGCGGTCATAGTCACGAATCCAAGATCAGCGCCGTGCACTTCGTGCGGTTCCGGCCGTCGGACCAATTGAAGCGCGCCTTTGCGGACTTGCATCAAACGGTCAGCCTCACGGTCGACCACAACGGATATCGGATGGACGTGCCCGCCCCCGGCACTCTGCGGGAAGAATGGCTGTCGGATTTGCGTGAAGGTTTGTAG
- a CDS encoding heterodisulfide reductase-related iron-sulfur binding cluster: MKGLSLINPVDPVQLDRETLRIYEICEGCRRCFNLCPSFNTLLDRIDVYEGDVAKLTPADHHRVVDECYYCKLCFNHCPYTPPHQYDLDFPLLMVLWKKRLAAERGVRWRDRLLIMTDVIGRLGSLTAPLTNRFLENRLVRRLLELVLGVHRERRVLHFSRETFPAWFGRRGTPMKGSNPVRKVALFSSCLVNYQATDVGKATVQVLEKNGVEVVLPEQRCCGMPSFDLGDDRAIGVAARANVDSLYPWVAQGYDVVVPTVSCSLMLKREYPGVVADDKTKRVAERTFDVCEYLMKMKKDGQLATDFMRKPGRVAYQVPCHLRDQNIGFKSKDLMECAGAQVEVIEKCSGHDGTWSAKTEFFPLSMTIAAKAVRAIEKNPSDLVASDCPLAGLQLDQAGASAHVGGTASLHPIQIVRDAYGLPK, from the coding sequence ATGAAAGGCCTCAGCCTCATCAATCCTGTCGATCCGGTCCAATTGGACCGGGAAACGCTCAGAATTTATGAGATATGCGAGGGCTGCCGCCGCTGCTTCAATCTCTGTCCCTCCTTCAACACGTTGCTAGACCGCATCGACGTCTATGAGGGCGACGTCGCCAAGCTGACGCCGGCCGATCACCACCGGGTGGTCGACGAGTGTTACTACTGCAAACTCTGTTTCAACCATTGCCCCTACACGCCGCCGCATCAATACGATCTCGACTTTCCCCTGCTGATGGTGCTGTGGAAGAAGCGGCTGGCGGCCGAGAGAGGCGTCCGCTGGCGCGACCGCCTCTTGATCATGACCGACGTGATCGGACGGCTGGGAAGTCTGACGGCTCCCCTGACGAACCGCTTCCTGGAAAACAGACTGGTCCGTCGCCTGCTCGAACTCGTGCTCGGCGTCCATCGCGAGCGGCGCGTGCTACATTTCTCGCGTGAGACGTTTCCCGCCTGGTTCGGCCGGCGGGGGACACCGATGAAGGGGAGCAATCCGGTCAGAAAAGTCGCGCTGTTTTCGAGCTGCCTGGTGAATTACCAGGCGACGGACGTGGGCAAGGCGACGGTGCAGGTGCTCGAGAAGAACGGGGTGGAAGTGGTGTTGCCGGAGCAGCGTTGCTGCGGCATGCCGAGCTTCGACCTGGGTGACGACCGGGCGATCGGAGTCGCGGCACGAGCGAATGTGGATTCGCTCTATCCCTGGGTCGCGCAGGGGTACGACGTGGTGGTGCCGACCGTCAGCTGCAGCCTCATGCTCAAGCGGGAGTATCCGGGAGTGGTCGCCGACGACAAGACGAAGCGGGTGGCCGAGCGGACGTTCGACGTCTGCGAATATCTGATGAAAATGAAAAAGGACGGCCAGTTGGCGACCGATTTTATGCGGAAACCGGGACGGGTTGCCTACCAGGTGCCCTGCCATTTGCGGGACCAGAACATCGGTTTCAAATCCAAGGACCTGATGGAATGTGCCGGCGCGCAGGTAGAGGTCATCGAAAAGTGTTCGGGACATGACGGGACCTGGTCGGCCAAGACAGAATTTTTTCCGCTGTCCATGACCATCGCCGCCAAGGCCGTGCGCGCCATCGAAAAGAACCCCTCCGACCTGGTGGCCTCCGACTGTCCTCTGGCGGGGCTGCAGCTGGATCAGGCCGGCGCGTCGGCCCATGTGGGAGGGACTGCGTCGCTCCACCCGATCCAGATCGTCCGTGACGCCTATGGGTTGCCGAAGTGA
- a CDS encoding rubrerythrin family protein yields the protein MGNSLKGTKSHDNLKHAFAGESQANRRYLYFARRADIEGYPDVGGLFRDTSEAETGHAFGHLDFLKEVGDPATGVAIGNTEANLKSAIEGETYEYTQMYPGMAKTARDEGFAELAEWFETLAKAERSHANRFQKGLDSLKG from the coding sequence ATGGGGAACAGTTTGAAGGGGACCAAGAGTCACGACAATCTCAAACATGCATTCGCGGGAGAATCGCAGGCCAACCGGCGCTATCTGTATTTCGCGCGACGGGCCGATATCGAAGGCTACCCTGACGTCGGCGGCTTGTTTCGCGACACGTCGGAAGCGGAGACCGGCCATGCGTTCGGGCATCTGGACTTCTTGAAGGAAGTAGGCGACCCGGCCACCGGCGTGGCCATCGGCAATACCGAGGCCAATCTGAAGTCGGCCATCGAAGGGGAGACCTACGAATACACGCAGATGTATCCCGGCATGGCGAAGACGGCTCGGGATGAAGGCTTCGCCGAGTTGGCCGAATGGTTCGAAACCTTGGCCAAAGCCGAACGGTCGCACGCGAATCGATTCCAAAAGGGCCTCGACAGCCTCAAAGGCTGA
- a CDS encoding MoaD/ThiS family protein, which yields MQIRHTGLLDIQRRHGVGIIGGTTDGVNAATGKEHARDMVTIELLGQLQTVDGERDVAVELTAPVSVRQVIQRQGIQLRHLLQLIREKKVLVTINKKIASDDSLVHDGDAIRLVGHDGFGGSGLGPTHS from the coding sequence TTGCAGATCCGGCATACCGGGCTGCTGGACATCCAACGACGGCATGGCGTCGGCATTATCGGCGGCACGACGGACGGAGTCAACGCCGCCACCGGGAAGGAGCATGCGAGAGACATGGTGACGATCGAGCTGTTGGGACAGCTGCAGACGGTGGACGGAGAACGGGATGTGGCCGTCGAACTCACCGCGCCCGTCTCGGTGCGGCAAGTGATTCAACGGCAGGGCATACAGCTGCGTCACTTGCTGCAGCTGATCCGGGAGAAGAAGGTCCTGGTGACGATCAACAAAAAGATCGCCAGCGACGACTCGCTGGTTCACGACGGCGACGCCATCCGGCTGGTCGGTCACGACGGATTCGGCGGCAGCGGCCTCGGCCCCACCCATTCCTGA